The stretch of DNA ACGCCAGCCGAGTTGGGGCTGTCCTCGACCGAGAGACGCAGCTCGATGTTCATCGGCACGCCGCCAAACAGCTGGCCTTCCATGCGCAGGAAGCAGACCTTGTTGTCGTTCTGCCAGGGGACATAGTCCGACGGGCCGATATGAACATTGTCGTCGTCCATCCGCTCGGCCGCGACCGACTGGACCGCCTCGGTCTTCGAAATCTTCTTCGACTCGAGACGGCGATGGTTCGACATGTTGAGGAAGTCGGTGTTGCCGCCGGTGTTTAGCTGGTAGGTACGATCCAGCTTCACGCCGCGCTTGGCGAACAGGTCGGTCAGCACGCGGTGGACGATCGTCGCGCCGAGCTGCGCCTTGATATCGTCGCCGATGATCGCGACGCCCGCGTCCTCGAACTTCTTCGCCCAGACCGGGTTCGACGCGATGAAGACGGGGATGTTGTTGACGAACGCCACGCCCGCTTCGATCGCGCACTCGGCGTAGAATTCGGTAGCTTCCTGCGAACCGACCGGCAGGTAGTTCATCAGCACGTCGGCGCCCGAGGCCTTGAGGTCGGCGATGACCTCTTCACGGGTCGGCTCGGCGGCGTCGGAGACCAGGAACGTACGGTCGTCCTTGAAATCGGCCATGTGGTCGGCGACGCCGTCCAGCTTCTTGCCCATCTTCACGATCGTGCCGGTGTTGCCGACATTGGGTGCGAACACCGCGGTGCAGTTGGGCTTGGCGAAGATCGCTTCGGCGACGTCCTTGCCGACCTTGCGCCGATCGACGTCCCACGCCGCGACGACCTTGATGTCGCTCGGCTTGTAGCCGCCCATGTCGAAATGCATCAGGCCAACCTGGTCGTTTGCCCCCTCGCGATAATGCTCGAGGCCCTGGACGAGCGAGCTCGCGCAGTTGCCGATGCCGACCACGGCGATCCGAATGCTATTCATTACTGACCCTGTTCCTTACGAAAGATGCATGCGCGACGCGGTCTTCGGTCGCGTTGCGGAAGTGCGGACGAAAGCCCGTTCGACACGACGGTGCCAAACGAGCCCGACGATGGCGACGAGCGTCAAAGCGACGATCTCGAACCACCAGAAGATGCGTGGGTTGCCCGCGAAGCAGGCGACGAAGATCGCCCATACTCGCACATTCGCGGTAAGCAAGGCCATGAAGCGCAATGGCGCCACGGCCCGGGCCCCATAGAGCGCGCCGAGCGCGACCGGGTCGCTCGACTGGCCGAGCGTGCGCTCGAACGGCATGGCGATGCGGTCGATGCTGCTCGCGACGCCGTCGTAGAAGCGGACGAGCGCGTTGCCGGTGGGCACGGGCGGCGCTTCGAGTGCCACGCCCTTGATGCGACGATGGAAGCGCGAGCGCTCGCCTTCGTACATGTTCGACTGCACCGCGTGCGCGCCACCGGCGGCGAAGGCGATGATCCAACCCTCGGGCGTGTCGATCGTGATCGCCAGCGAGGTGTAGATTAGCGCGAACACGCCGTGATCGCACAACCCATCGAGCATCCGCCCAAGCGGGCTCGCGGTCTTGGTCGCGCGCGCGACCATTCCGTCGAGTCCGTCGGCAATCAGCCACCCCATCGACAGCACCAGTCCGACCAGCGCGAGCGCCCAGTTTCCCCACTGGGTATAGGCGAGCGCGGCTGCTCCACCGAGGCAAAGCCCGGCGATCGACACCGAATTCGCTGAAATCCCACGCGCCAACGCAAGCGGCAAAAGCGCACGGCCTGCCGGGTGAATCAGCCAAAGATTGGAAGGGATCTCGATCCGGCGATCGCGCGATCCATCCGGTGGAGCCACTGTCATAGGATTTTCATAATGCGCCCGGCACGCGGTTTATGCAAGATGGCGCGGCGAACCCTATGGAACGCTTGACCGCAATTCTTCGATCCAGACCGTTGCAATTCCGTCCGAAGGCGCACGCCAGTCCCCGCGAGGAGACAGCGCGCCACCCGCCGATACCTTCGGCCCATTGGGCATTGCGGATCGCTTGAACTGGCTGGTCGTAAAGAACCGGAACAGGAATTTTTCCAGCCAATGCCGGATCGTCGGCAGGTCGTAGGCGACGCGCGCGTCCGCTGGCAGATCCTCCGGCCATGCACCGACGCTCGCATCGCGCCACGCGTGCCAGGCGAGGAACGCGATTTTAGACGGAGCGAGGCCGTGCCGGATCACGTAGTGCGCAAAGAAGTCGTTGAGCGCATACGGCCCGATCATCGACTCGGTGCTCTGCAACGCGCCGTCCGCGCTGGCCGGGACGAGTTCGGGCGAAATCTCCTGCGCGAGGATCGTCGAGAGGATCGCGTCGGTCGCCGCGTCATACTGGTCGGTGCGGATACACCAGCGGATCAGGAACTGGATCAGCGTCTTCGGCACGCCGGTGTTCACCGCGTAATGGCTCATCTGGTCGCCGACGCCGTAGGTGCACCAGCCGAGCGCCATCTCGCTGAGATCGCCGGTGCCGAGAACGATACCGCGCCGCTGGTTGGCGAGGCGGAACAGGTAATCGGTCCGCAGCCCGGCCTGCACGTTCTCGAAGGTGATGTCGTAGACGGGTTCGCCATCGCTGAACGGGTGGCCGATGTCTTCCAGCATGCGTGTCGCAGCGGGGCGGATGTCGATCTCTTCGGCGGTGATGTCGAGTGCGCGCATCAGCGCCCAAGCGTTGGCCTTGGTGCCTTCGCCGGTCGCGAAGCCGGGCATGGTGAAGCCGAGGATCGCACTACGGGGGCGTCCGAGGCGGTCCATCGCCTTGGCCGCGACGATCAGCGCGTGGGTCGAGTCGAGGCCACCCGATACGCCGATCACGATCGTTTCGGCCTTTGCGGAAACGAGCCGTTTCGACAGCGCCTCCACCTGGATGTTGAACGCTTCGTAGCAGTCGTCGTCACGCCGCGCCGGATCGTTCGGCACGAACGGGAAGCGGCGAATGGCGCGCTCCAGTCCGCCGTCCGTGAGCACGGGTTCGTGATCGAACGCGATCCGTTGGAAACGCGTCTCAGGATTGCCGCCGAACACTACCGCATCGTTGAACGTGCCGTTGCGCAGGCGGTCCTGGGTGATGCGCTCGCAGTCCACGTCGGCGACCACCAGTTCCGGCTCGGTCGAGAACCGCTCCGACTCCGCGATCTGCTCGCCCAGTTCGTGGATCAGGCCCTGGCCGTCCCACGCGACCTCGGTCGTGCTCTCGCCGGGGCCTGCGGCGGAATAGACATAGGCGCACATCGCGCGCGAGGACTGCGACGCCGCCAGCATCGCCCGCTCGCGTGCCTTGCCAATGACGATGTTCGAGGCGGACAGGTTGCAGCAGATCAGCGCACCCGCGAGCGCGCCCGCGGTCGAGGGCGGGGTGGGGGCCCAGTAATCCTCGCAGATCTCGGCATGGAAGACGAAGCCGGGGAGGTCGCGCGCGGCGAAGATCAGGTCGGTCCCAAACGGCACGTCCTTGCCGCCGAGCTCGATCGTCAGTCCGGTCATTCCCATGCCGCTGGCGAACCAGCGCTTCTCGTAGAACTCGCGGTAATTGGGCAGGAACGTCTTCGGCACCACGCCGAGAACTTCGCCCCGAGCGATCGCCAGCGCACAATTATACAGCCGCCCGTTCCGCACCAGCGCCGCCCCCACCAGCAGCACCGGCCGCAAGGTCGCGCTTGCCTCGACGACCGTCGCGATCGCGGCCAGCGTCGCGCGCTGCTGCGCGGTCTGGAGATGCAGATCGTCGATCGCATAGGAGGTGAGGTTCAGTTCGGGGAAAACGACGAGGTCGACGCCCCGCGCATCCGCCTCGCGCGCCAGGGCGATCGTCCCCTCGGCGTTTGCGCTGGTATCCCCCACGGAAGCGCGCGGCGTAGCGGCGGCAACCCGGATCAGCCCGTGACTATGGATCGCGTAGAATGGATGCGTCATGGCGCACCGATAAACGGCCTCGCCGCCTCACGCCACTGGCTTGATCCAGGTGGGTGGTGGCACGGTGCGCTGTCCTGTGAGAGGATAGGCGCATGACCACCCGATGGATCCAGCCCCTCATGCTCCTGCTCGTCAGCCTGCTGTACTGGCAGTTCGTCAGCCATGTTTCGGGCGCGAAAGAGCCCTGGGACGCGGATGGCTATTGGCGGATCTGGTATCCCGGGTCGCTGGTGTTATCGGCGCTATCGGGTTTCATGTTGCGGCGGCGGGGCTGGCTGGGCGGCATGATCGTGACGTTTGCGCAGCTGCCCGTCATGTGGGTCAACGCGGGCACAGGCGGGCTGTTGATGGCCGGTGCGACGATCCTGTGCATCCTGGCCGTGCCCGCCTTTGCCTTTTCCACGATCGGTGGTCGGCTCGCGCGGTCTTGCGCCGATGGTGGGAAGACGGACGGCGCGGTATGACGCCGGTCGGTTCGAACCGGTGGCGAGCTTTGCGCCACGCGGCGACAGGGAGGCGATTTTGACGATCACGATGTTCGGCATCAAGAATTGCGACACGATGAAGAAGGCGCGCACGTGGCTCGATGCGCACGGCGTGGCGTACGCGTTCCACGACTACAAGACCGCCGGGGTCGACGCTGCGCATCTCAACGACTGGATCGGGCGGGTTGGTTGGGAGGTGCTGCTCAACCGCGCCGGCACCACGTTCCGGAAACTGCCCGAAGCGGATCGGGCTGATCTCGACGCGGAGAAGGCCGCCGCGCTGATGCTTTCGCAGCCTTCGATGATCAAGCGCCCGGTCCTCTATACCGGCGAGACGCTGCTGGTCGGGTTCAAGCCCGAGCGGTATGAGGCGGCGGGGCTGGGGCGCGCCTGAAGGAGACTTACATGCCTGTCGCTACATGGAATGGCCGCGAGATCGCACGATCGGACGATACCGTCGTCGTAGAAGGCAATCACTATTTCCCCGCCGACAGCGTCGACCCGGCTCTGCTGGAGGATAGCGCGATGCACTCTAACTGCCCGTGGAAGGGCGTGGCGAGCTACAAGACGCTGGTCGTCGACGGGAAGCGCAACGTCGATGCGGTCTGGTATTATCCGGACCCGAAGTCGGCGGCGGTTGAGATCAAGGGCCGGTATGCGTTTTGGAAGGGCGTGACCGTCGCGTAAGGGCGCAGACGGATTTTAATTCCTCCCCCGCCAGGGGGAGGTGTCGCCGAAGGTGACGGAGGGGGGAGGAAGCGGAACAGTCGTAACCCGTTCCTCCCCCTCCGTCTGGCAAGTGCCAGCCACCCCTGGCGGGGGGAGGATCGAGGCCTTACCTCAAATCGCGCCCGAGAACGTGTCGCACTGCTGCGGATCGCCGCTGTCGAGCCCGCGCTTCAACCACGCCTGACGCTGCGCCGACGTCCCATGCGTGAAGCTGTCCGGCACCACACGTCCCTGCGACTCCTTCTGCAACGTGTCGTCGCCGATCGCCTGCGCGGCCGTCATGCCCTCCTGGATATCGCCGGCTTCGAGCCGCGACCGGTTGGCTGCCGCCCACACGCCCGCATAGCAATCCGCCTGCAGTTCGAGCCGTACCGACAGCGCGTTGCCTTCGGTCTCGCTCGCCTGCCGCTGTGCCCGCTGGACCTGCGCGTTGGTGCCGAGCAGCTTCTGGATGTGATGGCCGAACTCGTGCGCGATCACGTAATCCTGCGCGAAGTCGCCGTCCGCCTTGAACCGGGTCGAAAGCTCGTTGAAGAAGCTCGTGTCGAGATAGATGCCCTGGTCGGTCGGGCAATAGAACGGCCCCATTGCCGACTGCGCCGCGCCGCAGCCCGAACGGCCATTGCCGTCGAAGAAATACCAGCTTCGGCGCTTCGAATCGCTGGCCGTTCTTCTGGAAGATCGCTTCCCACGTGTTGTCCGCTGAGCTGAATGCGTTGCAGGCGGCCTTGCTCTCGGGCGTCAGGTTGCAGCTCGATGTGGTATCCGTGCCGGCGCGCGGCGATCCGCTCTGCGTGGTCGGCGCGGAGGACTGTCCACCGCCGAGCAGGCCGCCAAGGCCACCCATGCCGCCGAACACTGCCATCAGGATCAGTACGACGACGATCCCGCCGCACCCGAAGCGACTGCCGATCATCGGCAACAGCCCCATCAGCAGGCCGCCACCACCGCCGCCGAAACCGCCGCCGCCGCCGGATCCGGATCCGCGCTGGTCCTCGACGTTGATGTTCGGATCGTAATTGTCGAGCCGCATGAATATGCCCCTTTTCGTTTCTGCTTGGGAACGAAATGCGCAAGGTGGCGCTAGAGTTGCACGGCGGTCGAATCCGCTGCGGAAGAGGATTGGGGAGTGCGCATGTTCCTGAAGGGCAAGACCGCGGTCATCACCGGATCCACGTCGGGGATCGGCCTGGCCTATGCCAAGGCGTTCGCGGCCGAGGGCACCGCGGTGGTGCTCAACGGCTTCGGCGACGCGGACGTGATCGAGCGGGAGCGGGCCGCTCTGGCGCAAACCAGCGGAGCCGCCGCGCTTTACGATCCGGCCGACATGACCAAGCCGGACGAGATCGCCGCGATGGTCGAGCGAGCCGCCGCCGAGACCGGTAGCGTCGACATCGTCGTCAACAACGCGGGTATCCAGCACGTCGCCGGGATCGCCGACTTCCCGATCGACAAGTTCGATGCGATCATCGCGATCAACCTGTCCTCGGCCTGGCACATGATGCGCGCCGCGGTGCCGTTGATGCGCGCGAAGGGCTGGGGGCGCATCATCTCGACCGCCTCGGCGCACTCGCTGGTCGCGAGCCCCAACAAGTCGGCGTACGTCATGGCCAAGCACGCGATCGCAGGGCTGACCAAGACGATCGCGCTGGAGACCGCGACCGACGGCATCACCGTCAACTGCATCTCGCCCGGCTATGTCTGGACCCCGCTGGTCGAGAACCAGATCCCGGACACGATGGCGGCGCGCGGGATGACACGCGATCAGGTGATGAACGACGTGCTGCTCGCCGCGCAACCGACCAAGGAATTCGTCACGCCCGAACAGGTCGCGGCGTTCGCGCTATTCCTGTGTCGCGACGAGGCCAAGGCGATCACCGGCGCGAACCTGTCGATGGACGGCGGCTGGACCGCAGCGTGACCGACATGGTCGTCGGTGTCGCCGAAATATGATTGTCATACAGCATGTTGGAGGGTTATCTTCGGTGATGGGCATGCGATCGACGACGAAGCGGACATCGCTGGCGACGGGAGCCTGCATCGTCCTGGCGGGCTGCGGTTCGAGTTCGGTGCACGCGGCTACCGCAGGCATCGCGGCACCGTCCCCGATAGACCCTGACCGGGATGGCGATTGGCGACGAGTCGCGACACCGGCGGACCGAGCACGGTTGCGCGGCTGGCGTGGGGCTTGGATGGATGCGCTGGCGCAGGTCGATCGGCGGGAACTCGCCCGCGAACCGGCTCTGTTCGATCCGGACCATGCGCTTGCCAACGCCTTGCCCCCCGCCGGCGCGTACCGATGCCGGACATTCAAGCTTGGCGCGCGTGGCGGGATCGGGCCGACCTACTCGGCCTCTGCGTGGTTCGCCTGCCGGATCGACTCGAACGGCGGCACCGACGTCGTCAGCTTGGTCAAGATCGACGGATCGCAGCGTCCGGTCGGTACCGTATTCGCCGATACGGATTCGCGCGCGGTATTCCTGGGCACGATGGAACTGGGCGATGAGAAGCGCCCGATGCGCTATGGTCGCGACGTCAATCGCGACATGGCCGGCCTGATCGAGCGCATCGGCCCGCAGCGGTGGCGCGTAGTCCTGCCATATCCGCGGTTCGAATCCGTTCTGGATGTCGTCGAGCTGGTGCCCGCGTCTTAACGCGCGGGGGCGAGCGTGACGATCGGCATCGCTATGCGCGTCGTGGCACCGACCGAAATTGTGCTGGTGGACTGAACCGGGGAAAGGGGCGCGAGCGTGGCGAGATAGGCCTTCCCGTGCAGGCCGACGGGCGTCACGCGGCCGGTATTCTCCGCCAGTACGGCTTTCAAATACGACCGCGGTTTCTTCATAAGCTTCGGTTGGTCGATACCTGTGAGCCCGACGATCCGCGCCGCTTCCTTCACGAAGGTCACGCAATTGTGATCCGACAGGCGATAGACGCTGTCCGGCTTGCCCTCGCTCCAGGCGTCGACCAACCGCAGCACCGCTTCATACTGCGCGTCGCTCATGACGACCGAGAATTGCGCGTCGCTGCCGGCAACATAACTTGGCTTGGCGATATCGAGCTTGCCTGCGACCGGGCCCATCAACAGCGCCGGCGAGACCGATTTGGCGGTAAACCCGACATTCGTGTCGACCGGCGCACCGCCCGCATTGGGAATGCCGCGCAACGTGAAGAATGCATGCGGGAAGCTGTTGCCGAGCTCATGGCTCCAGAACGTGATCGTCACCGCGGCCTGTGCAGGCAGCACCGATCCGACGTAAAAGACGAGCAAGGCAATCAGGCGGAGCAACGGTTTCATGTTCGGATGCTATCGCGCAAACTCAAGCGTTGCCAGCGGCTTGCGTATAACTCAGATTAGGCGTGGTTTCGATTGGGAGCGCCGTCGTCGTGACGAGGCTCGATAGCCAGCACCGCGTTCTCGCGCTTCTCCGGGCGGATATATATCGACGACAGCGTCGGCACGGCGGCGCGAAGTTCGGTCTCCATCGCCTCGATCATCGTTTCGCCGTCGCTCATCGTGACCGCGTCGTCGAAGTCCGCGCTGATTGCGACGAAGATGCTGTCGGGCGCGGCGTGGACCGTGCGGACGTGGTTGACCGAGACGATCGCGGGATGCGCCGCAACGATCTTTTGGATCGTGGCGATCACGGCCGGGTCGGCGCGCTCGCCGATCAGCAAGCCCTTCGATTCGCGCGCCAACAACACGGCGACCAAGGCGAGGATCAGCCCGATCGCGATTGATGCGGCGCCGTCGATGCGCGGATCGTTGAACGCATGGCTTGCCCAGATGCCCATTCCGGCGATCACGAGACCCGCCAGCGCCGCGGAATCCTCGAACAACACGATGAAGCCGGCCGGATCCTTCGACCGGTGGATCGCCGACCACCAGCCCATGTCGCCCTTGGTCTTCGAGAATTCACGCACCGCGATCGTCCAGCTGCTGCCCTCCAGCGCGAACGATATGGCGAGCACGATATAGTTGATCGTCGGGCTGGTCAGCGGTTCCGGGTCCTGGATGTGCCGCCACCCCTCGTAGATCGACACGCCCGCGCCGATCGCGAAGATCAGGATCGCGACGACGAACGCCCAGAAATACAGTTCTCGGCCATAGCCGAACGGGTGCGCCTCGTCGGCCGGGCGCTTTGCCTTGCGCTGGCCGTAGAGCAACAGCACCTGATTGCCGCTGTCGACGACCGAGTGAAACCCTTCGGTCAGCATCGACGACGATCCGGTCATGCCGGCGGCGACGAACTTTGCCACGCCGATCCCGAGATTGGCGGCGAGGGCGCCGTACAGGACGATATCGTCCTTGATGCGCGCGGTCAGTGAGGTAGCCATGCCGCCGTCCTACACGAGGGGATGCGGTTGGAAAGGGGCGGAATTTCGACGCGAGTTTCCCTTCCCCCCTCCCTGAAAGGGAGGGGCCGGGGGTGGGTAGGTCACCGCATTAATCGAACCGGCACGACACGAGCGGGCCGACCCACCCCCAACCCCTCCCTTTCAGGGAGGGGCGAAGTCAGAGGAAACAGGAATACCCGCCGATGGACGAACCATCGGCGGGTACCTTTCCTCCCCAGGAAACTCTTGAACGGGTTTAGCCGAGCCGACCGAGACGGTGGTACAGCGCGCTCATCCGCATCAGCCGAGCGTCGTCGATGGAGGTCTTGCTGATCATCTCGCCGAGCACCTCCTTCATCAGCGCGAAATCGTTGGTCGAGAAGACGGCGCGGGCGCGGGGTTGTTCGGTGGTCGTCTGCATGGCTTGCCTCCTTCATGGCCTGTCTCTCCCTTTACAGCTTTCATCTGCGTGGAGAGGCGATGCCCAACTGGTACCGGCGCACATGCCTCCGGGAGAATGGCAAACAACGCGAACTCGGCGTCGGACTGTCGGCGATCCTTGATAATCGGCTGTCCGTCTGTAAAGATCGTGACAGGAGATTGGGCGATGGCAGACCGTAAATTGCTCGCAGGACATGCGATCAGGCGCTTGCGCAGGAGCGCCGGGCTCACGCAGGCGGCGATGTCCGAGATCCTGTCCATCAGTCCCAGCTATCTCAATCTGGTCGAGCGCAATCAGCGACCGATCTCCGCGACGTTGCTGATCAAGCTCGCCGAGAGCTTCGACTTCGATCCGCGAGCGCTTGCGGCAGGGGAACCGGGCGGCGGTGCGGATGCGATCCGCAGACGGCTGGCGGATCCGATGTTCGCCGATCTCGAGATCGATCGCACGGAGGTCGAGGAATGGTTGGCCAGCGCGCCCGGTGGAGCCGCAGCGTTCGCGCGCGTGTTCGACCGGATCGGTGGGGGCACGGCAGTCGGAAGCGGCGACGATCCGGTGACGCTCGTCCGGCGCGAAATCGAACGCTGGCGCAACCATTTCGCCGACCTAGATGCGACAGCCGAAGCGCTGGCGGACGAGTTGCGGCTCGGTGCGGGCGATCTGTACGGCGCGATCGCCGAACGGCTGCGTGCGAGGCACGGTCTGACGATCCGCGTGCTGCCGGCCGACGTGCTGCCGGACATGCTGCGCCGGCTCGACCTCCACGCGCGCCAGTTGCAGCTGAGCGAGATGCTCGACCCTGCCTCGCGGACGTTCGCGGTCGCCTTTCAGCTGGGCCAGATCGAGGCGAAGGCGGAGATCGATGCGCTCGCTAAGGGCGCAGGCTTCACCGATCGCGCCGCCGAGCGGCTCTATCGCCGCCACCTGCTCGGCTATTTCGCTGCCGCGCTGATGATGCCGTACGCCCGGTTCCTGCGCGGGTGCGAGACGACCGGCTACGATATCGAGCTTCTGCAACGCCGGTTCGGGGCAGGCTTCGAACAGGTCGCGCACCGGTTGACGACGTTGCAGCGGGTGGGCGCGCGCGGGCTGCCGTTCTTCATGATCCGGATCGACCGCGCGGGGCAGGCATCGAAGCGCTATCCCGGCGCAAGCGGTGCGGCGCTGGTCGAGGCGGATGGGCGCTGTCCGCTGTGGCGGTTGCATCACGCATTCGACCGGCCCGGCAGTTTGATGGTCCAACTCGTCGAACTTGAAGACGGCGCGCGTTGGCTGACGATGGCGCGAACGGTGACACCGCAGGGCAGTCGCTTTGGCGCGGTCCATGCCGAATTTGCGATCGGCCTCGGTGTGGCGGCATCACAAGCCGGCGTGCTGGCGGCGGCGAGCGGTTTCGATCTGGCGGGGAGGGCCATGCCGATCGGCCTGGGTTGCCG from Sphingomonas faeni encodes:
- a CDS encoding inositol-3-phosphate synthase, translated to MNSIRIAVVGIGNCASSLVQGLEHYREGANDQVGLMHFDMGGYKPSDIKVVAAWDVDRRKVGKDVAEAIFAKPNCTAVFAPNVGNTGTIVKMGKKLDGVADHMADFKDDRTFLVSDAAEPTREEVIADLKASGADVLMNYLPVGSQEATEFYAECAIEAGVAFVNNIPVFIASNPVWAKKFEDAGVAIIGDDIKAQLGATIVHRVLTDLFAKRGVKLDRTYQLNTGGNTDFLNMSNHRRLESKKISKTEAVQSVAAERMDDDNVHIGPSDYVPWQNDNKVCFLRMEGQLFGGVPMNIELRLSVEDSPNSAGVAIDMIRCAKIAKDRGIAGVIDPASAYFCKHPRTQMTDDLAQIEVERFIKAA
- a CDS encoding CDP-alcohol phosphatidyltransferase family protein, whose amino-acid sequence is MTVAPPDGSRDRRIEIPSNLWLIHPAGRALLPLALARGISANSVSIAGLCLGGAAALAYTQWGNWALALVGLVLSMGWLIADGLDGMVARATKTASPLGRMLDGLCDHGVFALIYTSLAITIDTPEGWIIAFAAGGAHAVQSNMYEGERSRFHRRIKGVALEAPPVPTGNALVRFYDGVASSIDRIAMPFERTLGQSSDPVALGALYGARAVAPLRFMALLTANVRVWAIFVACFAGNPRIFWWFEIVALTLVAIVGLVWHRRVERAFVRTSATRPKTASRMHLS
- a CDS encoding NAD(+) synthase — translated: MTHPFYAIHSHGLIRVAAATPRASVGDTSANAEGTIALAREADARGVDLVVFPELNLTSYAIDDLHLQTAQQRATLAAIATVVEASATLRPVLLVGAALVRNGRLYNCALAIARGEVLGVVPKTFLPNYREFYEKRWFASGMGMTGLTIELGGKDVPFGTDLIFAARDLPGFVFHAEICEDYWAPTPPSTAGALAGALICCNLSASNIVIGKARERAMLAASQSSRAMCAYVYSAAGPGESTTEVAWDGQGLIHELGEQIAESERFSTEPELVVADVDCERITQDRLRNGTFNDAVVFGGNPETRFQRIAFDHEPVLTDGGLERAIRRFPFVPNDPARRDDDCYEAFNIQVEALSKRLVSAKAETIVIGVSGGLDSTHALIVAAKAMDRLGRPRSAILGFTMPGFATGEGTKANAWALMRALDITAEEIDIRPAATRMLEDIGHPFSDGEPVYDITFENVQAGLRTDYLFRLANQRRGIVLGTGDLSEMALGWCTYGVGDQMSHYAVNTGVPKTLIQFLIRWCIRTDQYDAATDAILSTILAQEISPELVPASADGALQSTESMIGPYALNDFFAHYVIRHGLAPSKIAFLAWHAWRDASVGAWPEDLPADARVAYDLPTIRHWLEKFLFRFFTTSQFKRSAMPNGPKVSAGGALSPRGDWRAPSDGIATVWIEELRSSVP
- a CDS encoding ArsC family reductase, whose product is MTITMFGIKNCDTMKKARTWLDAHGVAYAFHDYKTAGVDAAHLNDWIGRVGWEVLLNRAGTTFRKLPEADRADLDAEKAAALMLSQPSMIKRPVLYTGETLLVGFKPERYEAAGLGRA
- a CDS encoding DUF427 domain-containing protein — encoded protein: MPVATWNGREIARSDDTVVVEGNHYFPADSVDPALLEDSAMHSNCPWKGVASYKTLVVDGKRNVDAVWYYPDPKSAAVEIKGRYAFWKGVTVA
- a CDS encoding 3-hydroxybutyrate dehydrogenase, whose amino-acid sequence is MFLKGKTAVITGSTSGIGLAYAKAFAAEGTAVVLNGFGDADVIERERAALAQTSGAAALYDPADMTKPDEIAAMVERAAAETGSVDIVVNNAGIQHVAGIADFPIDKFDAIIAINLSSAWHMMRAAVPLMRAKGWGRIISTASAHSLVASPNKSAYVMAKHAIAGLTKTIALETATDGITVNCISPGYVWTPLVENQIPDTMAARGMTRDQVMNDVLLAAQPTKEFVTPEQVAAFALFLCRDEAKAITGANLSMDGGWTAA
- a CDS encoding DUF4893 domain-containing protein; translated protein: MRSTTKRTSLATGACIVLAGCGSSSVHAATAGIAAPSPIDPDRDGDWRRVATPADRARLRGWRGAWMDALAQVDRRELAREPALFDPDHALANALPPAGAYRCRTFKLGARGGIGPTYSASAWFACRIDSNGGTDVVSLVKIDGSQRPVGTVFADTDSRAVFLGTMELGDEKRPMRYGRDVNRDMAGLIERIGPQRWRVVLPYPRFESVLDVVELVPAS
- a CDS encoding cation diffusion facilitator family transporter; amino-acid sequence: MATSLTARIKDDIVLYGALAANLGIGVAKFVAAGMTGSSSMLTEGFHSVVDSGNQVLLLYGQRKAKRPADEAHPFGYGRELYFWAFVVAILIFAIGAGVSIYEGWRHIQDPEPLTSPTINYIVLAISFALEGSSWTIAVREFSKTKGDMGWWSAIHRSKDPAGFIVLFEDSAALAGLVIAGMGIWASHAFNDPRIDGAASIAIGLILALVAVLLARESKGLLIGERADPAVIATIQKIVAAHPAIVSVNHVRTVHAAPDSIFVAISADFDDAVTMSDGETMIEAMETELRAAVPTLSSIYIRPEKRENAVLAIEPRHDDGAPNRNHA
- a CDS encoding helix-turn-helix domain-containing protein is translated as MADRKLLAGHAIRRLRRSAGLTQAAMSEILSISPSYLNLVERNQRPISATLLIKLAESFDFDPRALAAGEPGGGADAIRRRLADPMFADLEIDRTEVEEWLASAPGGAAAFARVFDRIGGGTAVGSGDDPVTLVRREIERWRNHFADLDATAEALADELRLGAGDLYGAIAERLRARHGLTIRVLPADVLPDMLRRLDLHARQLQLSEMLDPASRTFAVAFQLGQIEAKAEIDALAKGAGFTDRAAERLYRRHLLGYFAAALMMPYARFLRGCETTGYDIELLQRRFGAGFEQVAHRLTTLQRVGARGLPFFMIRIDRAGQASKRYPGASGAALVEADGRCPLWRLHHAFDRPGSLMVQLVELEDGARWLTMARTVTPQGSRFGAVHAEFAIGLGVAASQAGVLAAASGFDLAGRAMPIGLGCRACFRNDCPQRSIAPAGRALLINERERRTSALTFAGD